The Caldicellulosiruptor obsidiansis OB47 genome segment AAAAACTCAACAATTTCATTAGACTTTGGAGGACAGCCATATTTGCATACTTTAAAATCTTTTGTGCAGCTCCCAATTCCAATTCCATCCATAGATTTGCCTTTATAACCCTGACCTATATAAAGTTTTTTGTTAAGTCTTTTTAAAAATCCCTGTTCATCTAACCTCATAAGCGCGCTTATAAGATTTGCATAGCAAACCGAACAAGCATCTTTTTCTTCAATATATTTTGCATATCTTGAAACAATAGATGACCTTTTTGAAAATTCTTTTGGTTTGCTTTCGGGATTTATTTCTATAAGATTATATTCTCCTGCTTTCCCAATACCTAATTTTTCTGCTAAGCGTATGTATTCAATATCATATGGATTATATCCTAAATGCTCGGCAGCAAAACTGTCAATGAGAACCGGGTCAAAACCAAGGGCTATAAAATCCTTTTCAACAGGATTCCCTCCCTCTTCAAAATCAGGGTCCGGCATAATACTGTCTACAACAACAAGATGTGTTTTTATTGCTTTGTTCAAGTAAGCAATTGGTTTGTGAAGACCAAGGGTATGAAATCTCCTTTTTTCACTATCTGGAATCAAGCCCTTTAAATTTTTGAGTGCACATGTAAGTTGTGTCTGGCAGTGCCCTTTCAAAAGCGGAACGTTTATTAAAAAGTCATATTCATAAACCTTGCTACAAATGTTTATATCATACCCACCTACTTTTACCTTAACTGGTTTATCATCCTTTGTATCAACCAGCTTTATACCATACCTTCTTGCAATATCATTATAACCACAAACTTCAAACGCCCTTTTTGTGGAATCACCAAGCCATGAACCTTCTAAAATTCCAATTTGATCATATCCGTTTTCTTTTAAATATTCTATAATTCCTTCAACAATGTGCGGATTTGTGGTTGCTCCCGATGTATAAGGCTTTGCAACAACTAAGTTGGGTTTTATAGCAATTTTACTCCCCGCTGGAATATACCTCTTTACATCTGCATATTCAAGAAGTTGTTTTGTCATAGATTTAGCATTTTTACCGTAGATAACGTAAATATTGTTGTTCATATTTATTACATTTCTCCTTTCACTCTTTTACAGTAATCTCTGTATCAGGAAACATATCCTTGAGCTTGTTTATTATCTCTTTTTCTGACACAGCATTTTCTTGTACAGGTTTTTGGTTTTCAACTTCAATAAATATCTCACCATCATATTCTATAATTCTCTTTAAAACCGATTTAAAATAATCTAAATTTCTGCTTAAAACCTCTGCAAACACACTATCTTCCTGCTTGAAACATACCTTCACACCATTTTCAAACTTCAGGCTGGCACTTTGAAGAACATGTGAAAGTCCCGGCTTTTCCTCCTTGACAGCCTCTTTTATTTCCTCCCATCTGCTCAAAATCTCAGACCATGAAAAAGATGCATTGGTATCTACACCTTCTGCGCTTTTGTCAGCTATATGCGGGGTCTTTTGCTCTTGTTTTGTGGATTGAGCCTTGTCAAGTTTCATGGCATCAAAAGCTTTGGGATTTTCGGCAAGCTGTGATAGCTTTGTCTCAAGTTTTCGCACTCTCTCAAGGAGTGTTTCAAATGAGGTGTCAAACTGGCTATCGCAAAGCTTTATTGTGTTTATTTCAAGCAAGACCTTTGGAAACCTTGTCCAGCGTATCTGGTTGGCAGTGTCAATAAGCATCTTTATGCTCGACACAAGCCTGTTTGAGTCAACAAGGTTTGAGATGTTTATGACAAAAGCTTTATCATCCTCAAGCATGTCAATTAGAACTTCTTTTGCACCAAGTCGTAAAATCAGTGCACTTCTCAAAAGTTTCACAGCCTCTTCTAAAAAGGTATTTACATCCATCCCTTCATCCCAGAGCCTGTTTACAACTTTAAGTCCTTTGTTTGAATCGTTTTCTACAACAGCAGCAATAAAATCTTTTACTATCTCAGTTGAAGTAACACCTAAAAGGTTTGCAACAAACTTGTAGGTTATATGTTCATCAGATGTATTTATGCATCTTTCTAATATGGTCAAAGCATCCCTCAGAGCTCCTTCTGCCTTTTGCGAAATCAAATAGAGGGCATTATCGTCAATTGAAATATTTTCCATCTGAACAATCTTTTTGAGTCTTTCATATATGTCCTTTACAGAAATCCTTTTAAAATCAAACCTCTGACACCTGGATAAAATGGTTGCAGGCACTTTCTGGATATCTGTGGTTGCAAGAATAAAAAGTGCATGGGAGGGGGGCTCTTCAATGGTTTTTAAAAGCGCGTTGAAAGCCCCTGTTGAGAGCATGTGAACCTCGTCTATTATATACACTTTCTTTTTGCACATAGAAGGCGGGTACCTAACTTCGTCCCTGATTTGCCTCACGTCATTGACACTGGTGTTTGATGCAGCGTCAATCTCCAAAACGTCAAGTGTCTTTTCGTCTAAGATGCTCCTGCAAACCTCACATTCGTTGCATGGATTTCCATCCTTGGGATTCAAACAGTTCACAGCTCTTGACATTATCTTTGCGGTTGTTGTCTTGCCAGTTCCTCTCGGACCGCAAAAGATGTATGCGTGTGCTACTTTGTCCTGTTTTATCTGGTTTTTTAACGTTTTGGTTATATGATCCTGAGCAACAACATCTTCAAACACTTTGGGCCTGTATTTCCTATAAAGTGCTATGTGCATGCGCATCACCCTTTTTCTACATTTTGAGTTTTTCCACAACAGCAAACTCTATTTGTCTTAGCGGCACATTAGCGTCAATGAGCATTACTTTTACCCTGTCACCTATCTTATACACCTTTTTTGACTTTTCGCCTATAAGCTGATAAGTCTTTTCATTGAAGACATAATAATCATCCTCTAATGAGCTGACTCTTACTAAGCCTTCAATTGTATTCTCAAGCTCAACAAAAAATCCAAAAGGTGTAACGTTTGAAATAATACCTTCGAATACCTGACCAATTTTATCCTGCATAAACTCTACTTTCTTAAGATCAACCGTCTCACGTTCTGCCTCTTCTGCAACTCTTTCTCTCTGTGATGTCCATTTTGCAATCTCTGGCATTTTAAGTTTCAGTCTCTGAGCTTTCTTCTCTGTCATTTTGCCTTTCAAAACATCTTTCATAATCCTGTGGATTACAAGGTCAGGATACCTTCTTATTGGAGAGGTAAAATGACAATAGTATTCTGTCGAAAGACCAAAGTGACCAAGGTTTTCTTCACAGTACCTTGCTTTCTTAAGAGACCTCAAACACAGCGTATGAATAACCCTTTCTTCTGGCGTGCCACGGCTTTGCTCTAAAACCGCCTGCAAAGCTTTGGGATGTACCTTGTTCGAAATACCTTTTAGAACATACCCCATGTTGTATATAAATTCTGCAAACTGGTAAATCTTTTCAATATCAGGCTCTTCATGAACCCTGTACAAAAACGGAACATTTAGCCAGTAGAAATGATTTGCAACTGTCTCGTTGCAAATTAGCATAAACTCTTCAATTATTTTATTAGAGATTGTAAGCTCATATCGGATAACGTCTATGGGTTTGCCGTTTTTGTCAAGTATGACTTTTGTCTCGTCAAAATCAAAGTCCAAAGCTCCTCTTTTCATTCTCTTTTCTCGCAAAATTAAAGCAAGCTCGCGCATTAGCTCTAAGTCTTCTCTTATATGTTCATACCTTTTCAAAAGCTCTTTGTCCTCTTCTTTGAGAATCTTTGTCACATTTGTATACGTCATTCTCTCTTTGCTTCTGATCACACTTTCAAAGATGTCATGCTTCACAACATTTCCCTGCTTGTCAATCTCCATAAGAACAGAAAATGTCAACCTGTCAACGTTTGGGTTGAGTGAACAGATGCCATTTGAAAGCTTAAACGGAAGCATTGGGATGACTCTGTCAACAAGATACACAGACGTTCCGCGCCTGTAAGCTTCCTTGTCAAGATGGGTGTTTGGCTTTACATAGTGGCTAACATCTGCAATATGAACACCTAAAAGATAGTTCCCGTTTGGAAGTTTTTTGATAGACACTGCATCGTCAAAGTCTTTTGCATCCTCACCATCGATTGTAAAGATTGTCCAGTTGCGCAGGTCAACTCTTCCTTCTAAATCCTCTTGTGTAACCTCGTCTGGAATATTCTCAATTTCTTTTAAAACTTCTTTTGGAAACTCTTCATCAAGCTCATATTTTTTGATTATTGAAAGAATATCAACGCCTTTAGCATTCTCATATCCTAAAATTTCAACAATTTTTCCCTCTGGATTTCTTCTTTTTTCAGGATATCTTGTAATTTCAACAACAACCTTTTGTCCTGTCTTTGCTTTGTTTTTTCCACTTTTAGGAATATATATATCATAAATTATCCTCTGGTCGTCCGGAATTACAAATCCAAAATTTCTGCTATCCTCATATCTTCCAACAACTTTTGTAATACCTCGTTGCAATATTCTTTCAACATATCCCTCAATTTTCTTACCTTCAACAGGAACAGCAGAAAGCGCTTTGACAAGTACCCTGTCGCCATGCATAGCACCATTCATATTCTCAGCCGAAACATATATATCAGGAATATTGGGATTATCCGGTATCAAAAAACCATAGCCCCGCGGATTTACCTCAAGAGTGCCTGCAAAGAGATTCATCTCTTCAGCAAGACCAAATCTACCTCGTTTTGTCTTTACAATTTTGCCCTCCTGTTCAAGTTCATCTAATATTCTTTTGAGAGTTTTTTCACCCTTTTCGTCCCAATTTAATACTTCCACTATCTCTGAAAACGTCATGGGATGATAACTTTCTTCTTGAAACAGAGCTAAAACCTCTTGTTTTTTCTCTTCAATCCTTGCCTTTTTCACAGAAGTATCACATCCTTTTACTCTTTTAATCTCATAAACCAAGTTCATTAGATATTTTTTGCATTGCTTTTAGTGCTATTCCTAAAAATTCTTCAAGTTCAAGTCCAAGTTCAGAACATGCCTTCATTTGTTCCCTGTTTGCCCCCTTTGCAAAACCTTTTTCATTGAACCTGTTTAACAAAAACGGTACTGTAACGTCCGAAAGTTTTTTAGATGGTAGAATCAAAGCACCAGCTACAATAAAGCCTGATGTTGGGTCAACACAGTAAAGAGCTTTATCCATAAGAGAAAGTCTTGGAAGTCCATGTGCATCATTATGAACCTTTACGGCATATACAATATCTTTATCAAAACCTAAATCCTCTAATATTTTTGAACCTACCAGGCTGTGTTCATCAGGTTTATCTTTTGTCTCTTCATAATCTATGTCATGAACAAGTCCACAAATCCCCCACTTATCCATATCTTGTTCAAAATAACATGCAAGCTCACGCATGATAGCCTCACAAGCCAGACAATGTTTTAAAAGATTCTGGGTTTTTATTCGCTTTTTAACTTCGTCCAGTGCAACTTCACGAGCAACAGACATGTTTTGTGTCCCTCCTTTTGTATTTTTGTTTGATGTAAAATATATTGAACGAAAATGGCAGTTAAAATAAAAACCCAAGGTTGACATTCAACCTCAGGTTTTACTTTATTACAAAGAATAAAACTATTGATACAACAAAGAAAGCTGCTGCTATAATCCACGTATATCTTCCAAGCATAGCATCAAGAGTTCTTCCTTTATACTTTCCAAAAAATGTCTCAGCACCACCTGCAATTGAACCTGAAAGTCCTGCACTTTTTCCAGATTGCAAAAGCACAACAATTATAAGTGCAATTGCTAAAAGAAGCTCTAAAACGGTTAGAATTATCTTTGCCATTGTGATTAAAAACCTCCTAAAAAATTTGTATTAATTTGTAACAAATTTTAATTCAAATCATAAATCTACTTCCCTGCACTTTGTTTCAACAAGCTTGATATTTCCTTCTTTGTCTTCACCTAAAAGTATATCACACATCTCTTTTGCTTTAGCGTTTGTGAGAAAAACATCTTCTGCCTTTTTTCCATCTTTATACTCAATATTAACGTAGAAAATTTTCAATTAACTCACCTTCCCTGCAAAAAGCCATAAAACCATATTACAATTATATCACATGCTGAAAAAAATTCAATCAAAATGATTAATTCAGATATTTTATTCTTCCTCAAGCAAAACCAACCGTACATATTGTGTGTTGATTTT includes the following:
- a CDS encoding DUF362 domain-containing protein; the protein is MNNNIYVIYGKNAKSMTKQLLEYADVKRYIPAGSKIAIKPNLVVAKPYTSGATTNPHIVEGIIEYLKENGYDQIGILEGSWLGDSTKRAFEVCGYNDIARRYGIKLVDTKDDKPVKVKVGGYDINICSKVYEYDFLINVPLLKGHCQTQLTCALKNLKGLIPDSEKRRFHTLGLHKPIAYLNKAIKTHLVVVDSIMPDPDFEEGGNPVEKDFIALGFDPVLIDSFAAEHLGYNPYDIEYIRLAEKLGIGKAGEYNLIEINPESKPKEFSKRSSIVSRYAKYIEEKDACSVCYANLISALMRLDEQGFLKRLNKKLYIGQGYKGKSMDGIGIGSCTKDFKVCKYGCPPKSNEIVEFLKQNL
- the dnaX gene encoding DNA polymerase III subunit gamma/tau; amino-acid sequence: MHIALYRKYRPKVFEDVVAQDHITKTLKNQIKQDKVAHAYIFCGPRGTGKTTTAKIMSRAVNCLNPKDGNPCNECEVCRSILDEKTLDVLEIDAASNTSVNDVRQIRDEVRYPPSMCKKKVYIIDEVHMLSTGAFNALLKTIEEPPSHALFILATTDIQKVPATILSRCQRFDFKRISVKDIYERLKKIVQMENISIDDNALYLISQKAEGALRDALTILERCINTSDEHITYKFVANLLGVTSTEIVKDFIAAVVENDSNKGLKVVNRLWDEGMDVNTFLEEAVKLLRSALILRLGAKEVLIDMLEDDKAFVINISNLVDSNRLVSSIKMLIDTANQIRWTRFPKVLLEINTIKLCDSQFDTSFETLLERVRKLETKLSQLAENPKAFDAMKLDKAQSTKQEQKTPHIADKSAEGVDTNASFSWSEILSRWEEIKEAVKEEKPGLSHVLQSASLKFENGVKVCFKQEDSVFAEVLSRNLDYFKSVLKRIIEYDGEIFIEVENQKPVQENAVSEKEIINKLKDMFPDTEITVKE
- the rnr gene encoding ribonuclease R; translated protein: MKKARIEEKKQEVLALFQEESYHPMTFSEIVEVLNWDEKGEKTLKRILDELEQEGKIVKTKRGRFGLAEEMNLFAGTLEVNPRGYGFLIPDNPNIPDIYVSAENMNGAMHGDRVLVKALSAVPVEGKKIEGYVERILQRGITKVVGRYEDSRNFGFVIPDDQRIIYDIYIPKSGKNKAKTGQKVVVEITRYPEKRRNPEGKIVEILGYENAKGVDILSIIKKYELDEEFPKEVLKEIENIPDEVTQEDLEGRVDLRNWTIFTIDGEDAKDFDDAVSIKKLPNGNYLLGVHIADVSHYVKPNTHLDKEAYRRGTSVYLVDRVIPMLPFKLSNGICSLNPNVDRLTFSVLMEIDKQGNVVKHDIFESVIRSKERMTYTNVTKILKEEDKELLKRYEHIREDLELMRELALILREKRMKRGALDFDFDETKVILDKNGKPIDVIRYELTISNKIIEEFMLICNETVANHFYWLNVPFLYRVHEEPDIEKIYQFAEFIYNMGYVLKGISNKVHPKALQAVLEQSRGTPEERVIHTLCLRSLKKARYCEENLGHFGLSTEYYCHFTSPIRRYPDLVIHRIMKDVLKGKMTEKKAQRLKLKMPEIAKWTSQRERVAEEAERETVDLKKVEFMQDKIGQVFEGIISNVTPFGFFVELENTIEGLVRVSSLEDDYYVFNEKTYQLIGEKSKKVYKIGDRVKVMLIDANVPLRQIEFAVVEKLKM
- a CDS encoding HDIG domain-containing metalloprotein, which produces MSVAREVALDEVKKRIKTQNLLKHCLACEAIMRELACYFEQDMDKWGICGLVHDIDYEETKDKPDEHSLVGSKILEDLGFDKDIVYAVKVHNDAHGLPRLSLMDKALYCVDPTSGFIVAGALILPSKKLSDVTVPFLLNRFNEKGFAKGANREQMKACSELGLELEEFLGIALKAMQKISNELGL
- the secG gene encoding preprotein translocase subunit SecG, whose product is MAKIILTVLELLLAIALIIVVLLQSGKSAGLSGSIAGGAETFFGKYKGRTLDAMLGRYTWIIAAAFFVVSIVLFFVIK